The DNA segment GAGCACACCAGGCTTGAATCCACCTACCTTTCAGCAGAGTAAGATGAAGGCCTGTCAGTGGTGGTAGTGGTGTGACTGAGAGCCCCGCCCTGTGCTGCTCAGCACTGTATTTCCTCTgcagttattattatgatcattgTCTTGGATTTCCAAATTTAGTTTTGATGCAAATTTGTgtcatgaaatgttttaaaagacaCAATTTTCCACAATTAGGGGACTTAAATTTCTTTCTCAATTAATGTCAtacagcttttttaaaaaaagttactTGTGGAGGAAATACAGATCAGTCTTCCATTCCTTGTCTGCTTATGCTGACAGCCCCACTTGAGTGTAATCTGTCTTTTGGGTGtctgatgtattacttgattgTGCAATGAATTTCACCAATGACTTTGCTCATGCTGCCCCAGTGTTGGATTGCAACATTCAACAAAATGGATGATTAAATGTCGTTTGTCTTCTTCCAGCTGACCTTTCTCAGGTGTGGCCCGAGGCAAACCAGCACTTTAGCAAAGAGATAGACGATGAGGCAAACAGTTACTTCCAGCGCATCTACAACCACCCACCTCACCCGACCATGTCCGTGGATGAAGTATGTAcccattttattcttttcttgcATATATACaaactttgtaaaaaaaaatgtgttcatgaaAAATTGTCCACTGTTTACTAGTTCTACTCATCAATGTTCTAAATGTTACTGTGCTTCAAATTCACTCATCTCCCACTGCGTTATTGTGCAGGTACTCGAGATGCTGCAGAGGTTCAAGGATTCAACCATCAAGCGGGAGCGAGAGGTCTTCAACTGCATGCTTCGGAACTTGTTTGAGGAATACCGGTTCTTCCCCCAGTACCCAGACAAGGAGCTGCACATCACTGCCTGCCTTTTTGGTGGAATTATCGAGAAGGGTCTCGTCACCTACATGGCCCTTGGCTTAGCCCTCCGATATGTCCTTGAAGCCTTAAGAAAACCCTATGGATCCAAAATGTATTACTTTGGAATAGCTGCCCTAGATAGGTTCAAAAACAGGTATTAATgtgctttaaaagaaaaggtttAACATAGCACCTGTCGTTTTATGTCATGCTAATGTATCTTATATTTTTAGACTAAAGGACTATCCTCAGTATTGTCAACACTTGGCTTCAATTGCCCACTTCTTGCAGTTTCCCCACCATTTACAAGAGGTAATCAGGTTTCCTTAATTTATGTTGTAACCATTTTAAAGCTTTAGTTTCTCCTCTCTGATGACAGAAAGGGTATTCCACATACTGATAGATTAAATCTCCCGCTCTGTATCTTTCAATATCCTGTGTGTGCAGTATATCGAGTATGGCCAACAGTCACGGGACCCTCCGGTGAAGATGCAAGGCTCCATCACCACACCTGGTAGTCTGGCACTGGCACAAGTTCAAGCCCAGTCCCAATCGCAGCCACCTGGTGGCCCTAAAGCCCCACAGCCAGGTCCGCCCAGCACCCTCGTCACCCCCTCCACGACTACAACCACAGCAGCAAAGACCACCACAATTACAAGACCAACGCCCAGCACCTTCAAGAAGGATGTGCCGGTGAGTTGATTGTCCACTCTTAGCAATTGGTTTACGTTTTTATGCATGAAACTCATACACGTATAAAGTCCTTACTACTGTTTCAAAAGCTAAACTGTCCTTGTTCCTCTTTGCAGCCCTCCATAAACACTACCAACATTGACACACTGCTGGTGGCGACTGACCAAAACGAAAGAATTGTAGagcctccagagaatgtccaggAGAAGATCGCTTTTATCTTCAACAACCTGTCCCAGTCCAACATGACACAGAAGGTAAAGGGGACACTAACAAAACATTCACTGTAGTCCgaagaaaacatgaatgtttaataaccttttttttaatattaaccATATGTTCTATTTCTCAGGTGGAGGAGTTGAAAGAGACTGTGAAGGATGAGTTTATGCCCTGGGTGTCTCAGTACCTCGTGATGAAGCGTGTCAGCATTGAGCCCAACTTCCACAGTCTGTACTCCAACTTTCTGGACACTCTCAAGAACCCAGAGTTTGTCAAGATGGTCCTCAATGAGACTTACAGGAACATCAAGGTAAAAGAGTGGAAGAGGGCGGCTTTAAATGCGCATTTTCCTGCCTATTTTCTtagtgtaaaacattttttaacccATTAAGGGTCATCATTTCTGAAATACTCACATTTCCCTATTATCTGTTTTTCAGGTGCTCTTGACCTCGGACAAGGCAGCTGCCAATTTCTCTGATCGCTCCCTGCTGAAGAATCTGGGCCACTGGTTGGGGATGATAACACTGGCTAAGAACAAGCCCATCCTCTATACAGTAAGAATTTGTAACACGTTCACTGGCTCTGTTGTATCATTATGGGATGGATCACCTgtcagatttttaaatatatttttccttttcccagGATCTGGAAGTCAAGTCTCTGCTACTAGAAGCCTACGTGAAAGGCCAGCAGGAATTACTTTATGTGGTTCCCTTTGTGGCGAAGGTTTTGGAATCTAGTCTGCGGAGCATGGTGAGCAACACAGAAAGCAACtgaaagacattttcattcaaatgGCATTTCTTTATACCACTGCCCTTATCAAACTACTGTAATTTACTTAATTCCCCCTCAATGAattaacaaatgtgttttttttatgctgtaGGTTTTCAGGCCCCAGAATCCCTGGACTATGGCCATCATGAATGTCCTTGCTGAGCTTCATCAGGAACATGACCTCAAGGTAAAACAAATACTCCTCCCCTTAACCCTAGTAGCCATAGAAACCCAAGCCCTGATCTCATTGGAATCATAGTGAGAAGGACACTGCTTGTcctttttattaacatttttgatTTGGTGATGTATATGCACTAATCTTACCACATAAGTCATATCCAATCATATCTGTATTTTAACTAATACAGCCAAAATAGGCCTAAACCCTCATGTTGTCAAGTGGCTATTCTGCATTTACCAATAACTCCAATATGTTCCAGTTGAACTTAATTACAACTTTTCATTCAATGGTACCTTTGTACAATTATGACATGTATCAGTAGACAAGTGTAATTGTATTGCTCACATTgatctcttgttttttttttttttgcagcttaaCTTAAAGTTTGAAATTGAAGTTCTGTGTAAGAACTTGTCTCTGGACATAAATGACCTGAAGCCTGGAACCCTCCTGAAGGACAAGGACAAGCTGAAGTGTCTGGAGGAGCAACTTTCTGCACCAAAGAAGGAGGCAAAACCCCCGGAGGAGTTGCTACCAGTCTCTACCACAGGTGGATACTAAATACTTTTTGGTTCTCAACCTGCTCCTACATCTGGATTATGTTGTCAGCCAGAGATGATCAGTTTAATGCAACAACCAACATGTCACCATCTTAAATTATAGTCTAACTTGTCTGTGTTAGGATTCACCTGTCttattgtttaaatgttttggtcCTCGGGTCTACATATCCTgcttaaatgcattttaattattgttgtaatttatttgcttgctttttattaatgtttgtgGACAGTGATATTAATCCCATTATAGTCTTTTGTCCAACAGGGGACTTTGTCCCATTCGCAGCTCCTCCCTCAACCCCAGCTGCCACCACCACCGCCTGCACAACCACTGGGCCCCCGACCCCACAGTTCAGTTACCATGACATCAATGTGTACGCCTTGGCTGGCCTGGCTCCACACATCAATATAAATGTCAATGTAAGTGTTAAAACCCCTGAAGACAAACGCACCTCGTCTCgcgtcttttctttctcctgttgaaaaatattttcttctcctttcttgACTTTTCTCTCACGTTTCTCCATCTTCCCTCTTCAGATCCCTCTGCTACAGGCCCATCCTCAGTTGAAGCAGTGTGTACGGCAATCAGTAGAGCGAGCCGTCCAGGAGCTAGTGCATCCTGTGGTTGATCGCTCTATTAAAATTGCTATGACAACCTGTGAGCAGATCATCAGGAAGGACTTTGCCCTGGATTCAGAGGAGTCCCGCATGCGGGTCGCTGCCCATCATATGATGAGAAACCTGACCGCTGGCATGGCCATGATCACCTGCCGCGAGCCGCTGCTCATGAGCATCGCCACCAACCTGAAGAACAgttttgctgctgctctcagggTAAGATGAAGAACATGAAGGCAAACATCAACAATTATTGAACCATAAGAAATGGAGAAAGCTTAATTTCCCCCAAACACCcacctttcctttcttttttgtctAATAACCTGCAACATTCCCACTTCTTTAACTTCAACTGTTTATTCTCTCAGGCACCAACCCCACAACAAAGGGAAATGATGGAAGAGGCTGCTGCTCGGATCGCTCAAGACAACTGTGAATTAGCTTGTTGTTTCATTCAGAAAACGGCTGTGGAGAAGGCTGGTCCTGAAATGGACAAGAGACTGGCCACGGTGAGACCTGCAGAAGAAAAAACGAAAATATGAATGCATTTCTTATCCATCAACTGTGGACAATGTCACATCAGCATTAAGTTATTAAGCCATTAATTAGCATtgtagataataataataatactggaAACTGAACAGTCCAAGTCTAATAACAGGTTTTCTGTTGTATTCTggaaatgtgcatgttttactGCCACCGGGTCTAAAGACAATATTGGCAAACTTCAACAACAAGCCTCAATAAGTGGAAAGTGTGTAATTTCCATTCTCGTCTTTTGTGTTATTCAgtttacataaatatattaaactaAAGTAAACTGTAATAAAAATTGTATGATTTCTTAATCTGGTATTTCTTATTCTAGGAGTTTGAGCTGAGGAAGCACGCACGCCAGGAGGGACGGCGTTATTGTGATCCGGTTGTCCTGACTTACCAAGCTGAACGTATGCCCGAGCAGATAAGACTCAAGGTAAGATCCCTGGAACATCCAGTCTCctgaatatcatttaaaataagaGACCATCTGTTGTGATTGTGAACACCAGCTTTGAACAGGTCTTATTTTCTTGGTAGCTCACTTACAGGAACCTTCCAGTATGTCCAGTAGGATTATGATGATTCAGCAATTTTTTTCACGCTGCCGTCAGTCCCTggacacattttaacaaacttCATGTCCATCTTTCAGGTGGGAGGAGTGGACCCGAAGCAACTGGCTGTGTATGAGGAGTTTGCCAGAAATGTTCCCGGTTTCCTCCCCAGTAATGATCTCTCACAACCCACTGGCTTCCTGGCTCAGCCCATGAAGGTGAGGCCCTGGTGACGATTAACACAATTCTTCAGTGctcattaaaatgattgtgAATCTGATTTATGCCAATTGTATTccttaaaaaatacaatacagttTATAAGAAAATGAAATCGCTAACACCTGACTAAGTGCTCCGTGTGTCATGTCAGGTAAAGTAGCACCACAGGTGAATATTGCCATTTTAAGCCCTCAGAACTAAATCCCATGTCCCTctatgtttgtttacagcaacagGCATGGGCCACAGACGATGTGGCTCAGATCTACGATAAGTGCATGGCAGACTTAGAGCAACATCTTCATGCTATCCCCCCCGCCCTCGCCATGAACCCCTTGACCCAGTCCCTGCGCAGCCTGCTGGAGGCAGTGGCTTTGGCACGGAACTCCAGGGACGGCATCGCCGCACTTGGCCTCCTGCAGAAGGTAGAGTGGTTACTTCTGTAGCTCCAGTTAAGTCTGAAGTCCTAGTATCCATTTGTATTGGCGTGCTTTACTAAGTTGGTTTCTCCATTTCTTCCAGGCTGTTGAAGGTCTTCTTGATGCCACTAGTGGGGCTGATGCCGACCTGCTGCTCCGCTACAGAGAGTGCCACCTGCTGGTGCTCAAAGCCCTGCAGGACGGACGTGCCTATGGACCACAGTGGTGCAATAAGCAGATCACCAGGTGAATTATCATATTCTCTGTGGTGCACGACACAAGGTGACTCCTTACACAGGATGTTTTGTAAAGATTAATGTCTGATTTACCTGGTGTTTGTGGTTACAGGTGTCTGATAGAATGCCGTGATGAGTACAAATACAACGTAGAAGCTGTTGAGCTTCTGATCAGGAACCATCTTGTGAATATGCAGCAGTATGACTTACACCTGGCACAGGTACAAAATACACACTTAAACAGTCTGTAGTTAacattgatattttattttctatctcTACAGCTTATTTTGGGGCTTGGTGTAGTAATATGAACATGATGATGGTACATTGGCACTTGATTTATTCctgtaatttaatttttgtcattttcttttttcttccagtcTATGGAAAATGGATTGCACTACATGGCAGTTGCGTTCGCCATGCAGTtagtgaagctgctgctcgtAGATGAACGCAGTGTCAGCCATGTCACAGAGGCTGACCTCTTCCACACCATTGAGACTTTGATGAGGACTTGTGCACACTCCAGAGCCAACGCACCTGAGGGGTAAAGAACTGCTGCAGTGCTAAAACTGTTTATCATTTGCTGTTGTACATTATCTGTAGGTTTCAAGTTTCCATTTGAGAATATGGCTACACTGATGGCAGGAGTAGTCTGGGCCCCAGTGTAAAGTACTAAGTCCCTGTTGTGATTATCTGAAACACTGAATTTGACTGATTACCAAGTCCACATAGTAAACAAAGAATGTACTACTTGTTGGCCCAGTTGCAGTACTTTGACAACCCACTACACTTTGTATCAGGGTCACACTGGATCTAATCCATATAGTATTTACCAGgttattttagattttctgcCATTTGAAGCTAATTTATTAAATGCACATGGAGTGGCTGTATTCACTAAAGCTTTAACACTGACTGCTCGTTTTGTCCTCgtcctcagtcttccccagcTCATGGATGTTGTGCGCTCCAATTACGAAGCCATGATTGACCGGGCCCACGGTGGACCCAACTTTATGATGCACTCTGGGATTTCACAGGCTTCAGAATACGACGATCCCCCAGGCCTGAGGGAGAAGGCGGAGTACCTGTTGAGGGAATGGGTGAACCTGTatcactcagctgctgctggcAGGGACAGTACCAAAGCATTCTCTGCCTTTGTTGGCCAGGTAAACACTTATTTATCAATTCTGTAAAAATGCCCTGAAATCCATTGCTCCTCGTGTTAACCTCACGTCTCCCGCTTTTGTCTCCAGATGCACGGACAGGGAATCTTAAAGACTGATGACCTGATCACAAGGTTCTTTCGGCTGtgcacagaaatgtgtgtggAGATCAGCTATCGGGCAcaagctgagcagcagcacaaccCAGCAGCCAGCGCAGCCATCATCAGAGCCAAGTGTTACCACAACCTGGATGCCTTTGTGAGGCTGATAGCCCTGCTGGTCAAACACTCTGGAGAGGCCACCAACACAGTGACAAAGATCAACCTCCTCAACAAGGTACAGAAggttataatatatataattactaAATATATCTAAGTAGAGGGATATTCTTCTCAAACTGTTACATGAATACGGGCATGTGTGATGTAGATTCAAACAGGCAGCTGATAAAAGCCTCACTTGATTATTTCCCATGTAAACCCTGATTTCTTGATTCTGATCACGTTCTCCTTTCTTGCCTTTAGGTGCTGGGTATCGTTGTTGGGGTGTTGATCCAGGACCATGATGTCCGTCAGACAGAATTCCAACAGCTGCCATACCACCGCATTTTCATCATGCTGCTGTTGGAGCTCAATGCTCCTGAACACGTCCTCGAGACCATCAACTTCCAGACACTCACTGCCTTCTGGTAAGACCTTCATGAGCATCAACCGTGACTGAGTTACTATATTCAGTTTGTAGTTTAAATGCATAGTTAGTGGttaaagatgttttctttgGATTAACTTTTTCCCTCCATCTGCAGCAATACCTTCCACATCCTGAGACCCACCAAGGCCCCTGGCTTTGTGTACGCCTGGCTGGAACTCATCTCCCATCGCATCTTCATTGCCAGAATGCTCGCGCACACACCACAGCAGAAGGTAATCAACAACAATGCTATTTTgacaaacttttttaaaaaaatcttacatttgattttctttatagACTTATCTCCCTGTTTTCCCTAAACTTGCAGTTTTTGAATTTTGGTCTAATTGCCTGTTCTCTTCCAGGGTTGGCCCATGTACGCACAGCTGCTGATTGATCTCTTCAAGTACCTGGCACCTTTCCTGAGGAATGTAGAACTCAACAAACCTATGCAAATCCTCTACAAGGTGCTCTCTCCTGTTTCCTTAGCAACAGCTGCCTGTATCAGACAAGTTCAGCAAAAGCGTTTCTGTCCCCTTGGTTGCATGAAGATGTTCtaatctttttaaaatgtgctgtttcAGGGTACACTGCGAGTGCTCCTGGTCCTGCTGCACGACTTCCCAGAGTTCCTGTGTGACTATCACTACGGCTTCTGTGACGTTATTCCACCCAACTGCATCCAGCTCCGCAACCTCATCCTCAGTGCCTTCCCACGCAACATGAGGCTCCCGGACCCGTTCACACCCAATCTCAAGGTACAGTCTCCCTTTCTCttaaagcagcagtttgagTTTGTAATAATGATATCGGTCACCACAAATTGGTCAGGCTTTAGTTTGGATTATTTATTAGGAGACTTAACACATGATGTAATAAATTAATGTTTctatctaccccccccccccacccccccgcagGTGGACATGCTGAGTGAGATCAACATCGCTCCCCGTATCCTCACCAACTTCACAGGCGTCATGCCTTCCCAGTTCAAGAAGGACCTGGACTCGTATCTGAAGACCCGATCACCAGTCACTTTCCTCTCAGAGCTGCGCAGCAACCTGCAGGTAAGACCAGTGTCGATCTGTTCAACCTTATTATTGTTACTCTGAGGATTAATATGCTCCAATTAATATTAATGCTTTAATGATTCTTTCTGTCTCCAGGTGTCCAATGAGCCAGGAAATCGCTACAACATCCAGCTGATCAATGCTCTCGTGCTGTACGTAGGCACACAGGCCATCGCTCACATCCACAACAAGGGCAGCACGCCCTCCATGAGCACCATCACTCACTCTGCACACATGGACATCTTCCAGAACCTGGCTGTGGACCTGGACACTGAGGGTAAGGAAGCatatctttgttttctgtccaatGGTAGATGAGTCCTGGGAGGTTTACAACTTTTCAGGCCATTGTCATTAACCATCTTCTAAGATGGTTTGATATTACATGGAATTTTTCTGGCTTCTGTGTGGTTTTGAGGTGTATTAACATTTGGTGATACCTTAAGTTTTACCAGTCTTACTTAGTAGTGCATTTTGTATTTGGTGTAACTCTTGATATGTTCTGCATTTAAAAACCAGAATCACTCTGATCATATTTCTGCTGTCATGTCTCCTCAGGGCGTTACCTGTTCTTGAACGCGATCGCAAATCAGCTGCGTTACCCCAACAGTCACACCCACTACTTCAGCTGCACCATGCTCTACCTGTTTGCTGAAGCCAACACAGAGGCCATCCAAGAGCAGATCACCAGGTGAGTCTGAGTGACAAAGGAAAAGTTATCCATCACTAAGTTAGGTATTTTCTCTGTATTAAAGCTTTGTGTCTCCCTCAGGGTTCTGCTGGAGAGGCTGATCGTGAACAGGCCTCACCCCTGGGGTCTCCTCATCACCTTCATCGAGCTGATCAAGAATCCTGCCTTCAAGTTCTGGAGCCACGACTTTGTGCACTGTGCCCCTGAGATTGAAAAGTAGGTTCCCTGTCGGACTCATTGATGTTTTAATGGTGTTGATGATTTATAATAAAGAAACTAGAATGACAGTCAGTGGATCCAACAGTCCACTTaacaaactgcatttaaattcactagatcaggacttttatttggatcctcTCTGCACATGttcgtagatatcagtcctcttaatCAGATTtatgaatgattccctgggaagtTGGTGAAATTTTCAATCAACGGCCTATCTCATCTTAtctaatgttaaagaaaagaatc comes from the Hippoglossus hippoglossus isolate fHipHip1 chromosome 6, fHipHip1.pri, whole genome shotgun sequence genome and includes:
- the cnot1 gene encoding CCR4-NOT transcription complex subunit 1 isoform X5, with the protein product MNLDSLSLALSQISYLVDNLIKKNYRASQQEIQHIVNRHGPEADRHLLRCLFSHVDFSGDGKSSGKDFHQFLIQECVSLISKPNFISTLCYAIDNPLHYQKSLKPSAHLFTQLSKVLKLSKVQEVIFGLALLNSSNTDLRGFAAQFVKQKLPDLLRSYVDADLGGNQEGGFQDIAIEVLHLLLSHLLFGQKGASGVGQEQIDAFLKTLCRDFPQERCPVVLAPLLYPEKRDILMDRILPDSGELAKTMMESSLSEFMQEVGYGFCASVDECRNIILQYGVREVTASQVARVLGMMARTHSGLTDGIPLQSISAPGSGIWSDGKDKNDGSQAHTWNVEVLIDVVKEVNPSLNFKEVTYELDHAGFSIRDSKGLQIVVYGIQRGLGIEVFPVDLIYRPWKHAEGQLSFIQHSLMSPEVFCFADYPCHNVATDILKAPPEDDNREIATWKSLDLVESLLRLSEVGQYEQVKQLFSFPIKLCPDMLVLALLQISTSWHTLRHELISTLMPIFLGNHPNSAIILHYAWHGQGQSPSIRQLIMHSMAEWYMRGEQYDQAKLSRILDVAQDLKSLSMLLNGTPFAFVIDLAALASRREYLKLDKWLTDKIREHGEPFIQACVTFLKRRCPSIMGGLAPDKDQPKSAQLPPETLATMLACLQSCAGSVSQELSETILTMVANCSNVMNKARQPPPGVMPKGRAPSTSSLDAISPVQVSLSMDPLSGMGSLNLGGTATSHTQSMQGFPTSLSSAFSNPQSPAKAFPPLSNPNPSTPFGGIGSLSSQLPGMDSGPLSTGISSSIGASLGMPTVSTDPFGTRKMSTPGLNPPTFQQTDLSQVWPEANQHFSKEIDDEANSYFQRIYNHPPHPTMSVDEVLEMLQRFKDSTIKREREVFNCMLRNLFEEYRFFPQYPDKELHITACLFGGIIEKGLVTYMALGLALRYVLEALRKPYGSKMYYFGIAALDRFKNRLKDYPQYCQHLASIAHFLQFPHHLQEYIEYGQQSRDPPVKMQGSITTPGSLALAQVQAQSQSQPPGGPKAPQPGPPSTLVTPSTTTTTAAKTTTITRPTPSTFKKDVPPSINTTNIDTLLVATDQNERIVEPPENVQEKIAFIFNNLSQSNMTQKVEELKETVKDEFMPWVSQYLVMKRVSIEPNFHSLYSNFLDTLKNPEFVKMVLNETYRNIKVLLTSDKAAANFSDRSLLKNLGHWLGMITLAKNKPILYTDLEVKSLLLEAYVKGQQELLYVVPFVAKVLESSLRSMVFRPQNPWTMAIMNVLAELHQEHDLKLNLKFEIEVLCKNLSLDINDLKPGTLLKDKDKLKCLEEQLSAPKKEAKPPEELLPVSTTVFCPTGDFVPFAAPPSTPAATTTACTTTGPPTPQFSYHDINVYALAGLAPHININVNIPLLQAHPQLKQCVRQSVERAVQELVHPVVDRSIKIAMTTCEQIIRKDFALDSEESRMRVAAHHMMRNLTAGMAMITCREPLLMSIATNLKNSFAAALRAPTPQQREMMEEAAARIAQDNCELACCFIQKTAVEKAGPEMDKRLATEFELRKHARQEGRRYCDPVVLTYQAERMPEQIRLKVGGVDPKQLAVYEEFARNVPGFLPSNDLSQPTGFLAQPMKQQAWATDDVAQIYDKCMADLEQHLHAIPPALAMNPLTQSLRSLLEAVALARNSRDGIAALGLLQKAVEGLLDATSGADADLLLRYRECHLLVLKALQDGRAYGPQWCNKQITRCLIECRDEYKYNVEAVELLIRNHLVNMQQYDLHLAQSMENGLHYMAVAFAMQLVKLLLVDERSVSHVTEADLFHTIETLMRTCAHSRANAPEGLPQLMDVVRSNYEAMIDRAHGGPNFMMHSGISQASEYDDPPGLREKAEYLLREWVNLYHSAAAGRDSTKAFSAFVGQMHGQGILKTDDLITRFFRLCTEMCVEISYRAQAEQQHNPAASAAIIRAKCYHNLDAFVRLIALLVKHSGEATNTVTKINLLNKVLGIVVGVLIQDHDVRQTEFQQLPYHRIFIMLLLELNAPEHVLETINFQTLTAFCNTFHILRPTKAPGFVYAWLELISHRIFIARMLAHTPQQKGWPMYAQLLIDLFKYLAPFLRNVELNKPMQILYKGTLRVLLVLLHDFPEFLCDYHYGFCDVIPPNCIQLRNLILSAFPRNMRLPDPFTPNLKVDMLSEINIAPRILTNFTGVMPSQFKKDLDSYLKTRSPVTFLSELRSNLQVSNEPGNRYNIQLINALVLYVGTQAIAHIHNKGSTPSMSTITHSAHMDIFQNLAVDLDTEGRYLFLNAIANQLRYPNSHTHYFSCTMLYLFAEANTEAIQEQITRVLLERLIVNRPHPWGLLITFIELIKNPAFKFWSHDFVHCAPEIEKLFQSVAQCCMGQKQAQQVMEGTSAS
- the cnot1 gene encoding CCR4-NOT transcription complex subunit 1 isoform X10 produces the protein MNLDSLSLALSQISYLVDNLIKKNYRASQQEIQHIVNRHGPEADRHLLRCLFSHVDFSGDGKSSGKDFHQFLIQECVSLISKPNFISTLCYAIDNPLHYQKSLKPSAHLFTQLSKVLKLSKVQEVIFGLALLNSSNTDLRGFAAQFVKQKLPDLLRSYVDADLGGNQEGGFQDIAIEVLHLLLSHLLFGQKGASGVGQEQIDAFLKTLCRDFPQERCPVVLAPLLYPEKRDILMDRILPDSGELAKTMMESSLSEFMQEVGYGFCASVDECRNIILQYGVREVTASQVARVLGMMARTHSGLTDGIPLQSISAPGSGIWSDGKDKNDGSQAHTWNVEVLIDVVKEVNPSLNFKEVTYELDHAGFSIRDSKGLQIVVYGIQRGLGIEVFPVDLIYRPWKHAEGQLSFIQHSLMSPEVFCFADYPCHNVATDILKAPPEDDNREIATWKSLDLVESLLRLSEVGQYEQVKQLFSFPIKLCPDMLVLALLQISTSWHTLRHELISTLMPIFLGNHPNSAIILHYAWHGQGQSPSIRQLIMHSMAEWYMRGEQYDQAKLSRILDVAQDLKSLSMLLNGTPFAFVIDLAALASRREYLKLDKWLTDKIREHGEPFIQACVTFLKRRCPSIMGGLAPDKDQPKSAQLPPETLATMLACLQSCAGSVSQELSETILTMVANCSNVMNKARQPPPGVMPKGRAPSTSSLDAISPVQMDPLSGMGSLNLGGTATSHTQSMQGFPTSLSSAFSNPQSPAKAFPPLSNPNPSTPFGGIGSLSSQLPGMDSGPLSTGISSSIGASLGMPTVSTDPFGTRKMSTPGLNPPTFQQTDLSQVWPEANQHFSKEIDDEANSYFQRIYNHPPHPTMSVDEVLEMLQRFKDSTIKREREVFNCMLRNLFEEYRFFPQYPDKELHITACLFGGIIEKGLVTYMALGLALRYVLEALRKPYGSKMYYFGIAALDRFKNRLKDYPQYCQHLASIAHFLQFPHHLQEYIEYGQQSRDPPVKMQGSITTPGSLALAQVQAQSQSQPPGGPKAPQPGPPSTLVTPSTTTTTAAKTTTITRPTPSTFKKDVPPSINTTNIDTLLVATDQNERIVEPPENVQEKIAFIFNNLSQSNMTQKVEELKETVKDEFMPWVSQYLVMKRVSIEPNFHSLYSNFLDTLKNPEFVKMVLNETYRNIKVLLTSDKAAANFSDRSLLKNLGHWLGMITLAKNKPILYTDLEVKSLLLEAYVKGQQELLYVVPFVAKVLESSLRSMVFRPQNPWTMAIMNVLAELHQEHDLKLNLKFEIEVLCKNLSLDINDLKPGTLLKDKDKLKCLEEQLSAPKKEAKPPEELLPVSTTVFCPTGDFVPFAAPPSTPAATTTACTTTGPPTPQFSYHDINVYALAGLAPHININVNIPLLQAHPQLKQCVRQSVERAVQELVHPVVDRSIKIAMTTCEQIIRKDFALDSEESRMRVAAHHMMRNLTAGMAMITCREPLLMSIATNLKNSFAAALRAPTPQQREMMEEAAARIAQDNCELACCFIQKTAVEKAGPEMDKRLATEFELRKHARQEGRRYCDPVVLTYQAERMPEQIRLKVGGVDPKQLAVYEEFARNVPGFLPSNDLSQPTGFLAQPMKQQAWATDDVAQIYDKCMADLEQHLHAIPPALAMNPLTQSLRSLLEAVALARNSRDGIAALGLLQKAVEGLLDATSGADADLLLRYRECHLLVLKALQDGRAYGPQWCNKQITRCLIECRDEYKYNVEAVELLIRNHLVNMQQYDLHLAQSMENGLHYMAVAFAMQLVKLLLVDERSVSHVTEADLFHTIETLMRTCAHSRANAPEGLPQLMDVVRSNYEAMIDRAHGGPNFMMHSGISQASEYDDPPGLREKAEYLLREWVNLYHSAAAGRDSTKAFSAFVGQMHGQGILKTDDLITRFFRLCTEMCVEISYRAQAEQQHNPAASAAIIRAKCYHNLDAFVRLIALLVKHSGEATNTVTKINLLNKVLGIVVGVLIQDHDVRQTEFQQLPYHRIFIMLLLELNAPEHVLETINFQTLTAFCNTFHILRPTKAPGFVYAWLELISHRIFIARMLAHTPQQKGWPMYAQLLIDLFKYLAPFLRNVELNKPMQILYKGTLRVLLVLLHDFPEFLCDYHYGFCDVIPPNCIQLRNLILSAFPRNMRLPDPFTPNLKVDMLSEINIAPRILTNFTGVMPSQFKKDLDSYLKTRSPVTFLSELRSNLQVSNEPGNRYNIQLINALVLYVGTQAIAHIHNKGSTPSMSTITHSAHMDIFQNLAVDLDTEGRYLFLNAIANQLRYPNSHTHYFSCTMLYLFAEANTEAIQEQITRVLLERLIVNRPHPWGLLITFIELIKNPAFKFWSHDFVHCAPEIEKLFQSVAQCCMGQKQAQQVMEGTSAS